The DNA sequence GAGATGGTAATTTTCATTTTTTAAATCCCTATATATTTATATAATTTTAGTAAGTAGTAGTAGTATGGAGTGAATATGTGACAAATCAACTCAAACACCTACAGGCTTACTTTTTGAGATGTGAATACACCTTAAGGCTTCTTTCACATCTATTCACTTTTACAATTATATCTTTTTTTTTAATGCTTTTAAAATAAAATCAGGAGATAGATGTTATTTTGTTTGTAAGTTCATCAATTTTTACTTTAAAATCTTCATCATCTTTAAGCAGATTGTTGATTTTTTTAATGGTATGGCTGATGGCGGTATGGTCTTTCATGCCAAAATACTGTGCAAGTTGAGGCATTGTGTTTTGTGTGAGTTCGCGGCAGATATATATGGCAATTCTACGGGCATATACAATATTTTTGCTTCTGCCTTTTGAACGTATTTCACTTGGTTTGATGTTGAGATCTTTGGCTACAACTTCGGTAATGGTTTCCATTGTAAGGTTTGCTCTGTTCTCGTTCATTTGGTCTTTGAGCACATTTTTTGTAAAATCCAGATCAATGTCAACATGCATCAGTTGTGAATAGGCATGGAGTTTGGAAAGTATTCCTTCAATTTCTCTTACATTGCTGTCGATGACGGTTGCTATGTAGTTGACTATATCTTCGGAGAGTTTTACCTTGTTTATTTCACATTTTTTCTTGATGATGGCTATTTTTGTTTCTAATTCCGGTGGCTGTATATCGGCAACGAGCCCCCATTCAAATCTGCTTTGCAGACGCGCTTCAAGACCGCCGATTTTTTTAGGATGTTTGTCAGCCGTGAGAATAATTTGCTTTCCGGCACCTTTTAAAGCTTCAAAAGTGTGAAAAAATTCTTCTTGAATACCTTCTTTATTGCTTAAAAACTGAATATCATCAATAAGCAGTACATCACATTTACGGTATTTTTCCTGAAAACGTTCCATTGTTTTGTTCCGTACATGTCGGATAAAATCATTTAAAAACTGCTCAACTGTCGTATATATGACAATTTTTCCCTTATTTTGAAAAACATTGCCGGCTGCCTGCATGAGGTGGGTTTTTCCAAGACCGACACCACCGTAGATAAACAAAGGATTGTAAACTTTTCCTGCATTTTCGCTGACACTTTTTACAGCAGCATAGGCAAACTGGTTGGAACCTCCGACCATAAAGTTGTCAAAAGAGTGTGAAGGATTTAACAAAGAGCTGCTTTGTTTTACTTCTACGGCTTTTTTTGTCTTTCTTTTTTCTATACTGTTTTTAAGCGTTATTTCTACATTTACTTTGGAACCGTTTTTTACTTCAAAAAGATGTGCTATTTTTTCTCTGTATTTATTTTTAATCCAGTTGACAACCAGTGCATTGGGAGCATAAAATATAGCCAAATCAGCAGTAGATTTTTTTATATCATAAGAGAGATGTCTTATATATCTGTTATATTCGAGTTCACTTATTTCATCTTTGAGTGCCTGTAATACTTCTTGACCTATATTCACATAAAACCTTGTTTCTTTTTTTATATGTGAATAATACTTTTTTTATCCATAAAACAGGGTTAAATAGATGTGAATAGCCAAAATTCTCTTATGTGAATATTTATATTGTTTTCTATATAATGGTGAAAAATGTTTTAAAGGCCTTAAATGACTATACTTGGTATAGATCCCGGAACCAGAAATATGGGGTATGCACTTATTTCGTTACAAAATTCCAAAATATCGCTTATCGAAGCGGGACTTATAAAAATGAAGGCAGAAGATTTGCAGTTTCAAATACCGCAAATGGTTGAAGGATTGAGCAGTATATTTGAAAATCATGTTATTGACGAAGTAGCCATGGAAGATATATTTTATGCCCACAATCCCGCAACAACAATTAAGCTGGCACAGTTTCGCGGAGCAATAATGCTAAAACTTTTGCAGGAGTTTGGACAGTTTCATGAATATACGGCGCTGCAGGTAAAAAGAGCGCTTACAGGCAAGGCAAAAGCACAAAAAGAACAGGTGGCATTTATGGTTCAGCGCCTGTTAAACATAAAAAAAGAGATCAAACCTCTTGATATATCAGATGCCATGGCTGTAGCCATAACACACTCTCAGAGAGTCAAACTAAAAAAAGGATAAAAAATGTCAAAATTTGAAAATGTGAATATTGTAAAAGAGGCAAATATTTATTATGACGGAAAAGTAACGAGCAGAACAGTTGAATTTCCTGACGGAAGTATAAAGTCTTTGGGAATTATGCTGCCGGGCGAATATACTTTTAATACGGCAGAGAAAGAGATTATGGAGATCATGAGCGGTGATGTGGAAGTAAAACTGCCAGGCGAAGAGTGGCGCACACTTCTTGTGCCTGAAATTTTTACAGTACCGGCCGACTCTTCATTTGAAATAAAAATAAAGAGTGTAACCGATTACTGCTGTTCTTATATAAAATAAAATTTAGTTACTGTGTTTTGAAGCGAGAGAAACAAGTGCATTTACATCAAGCGCACCGCTGACTCTTTCGACTTCACGGCCATTTTTAAAGACTATAATTGTCGGAATAGAACGAATTCCAAAACGTGCACCCAGATTTTGCTCATTTTCAGTATTTACTTTTGCAAAAAGTGCTTTGAGCGGAAATTGAGTGGCAGCACGTTCAAAATTTGGAGCCATCATTTTACATGGACCGCACCATGGTGCCCAAAAGTCAACTATTACCGGAATATCACTGTTGACAATTACTTCATCAAAATTTGCATT is a window from the Sulfurimonas hydrogeniphila genome containing:
- the dnaA gene encoding chromosomal replication initiator protein DnaA — protein: MNIGQEVLQALKDEISELEYNRYIRHLSYDIKKSTADLAIFYAPNALVVNWIKNKYREKIAHLFEVKNGSKVNVEITLKNSIEKRKTKKAVEVKQSSSLLNPSHSFDNFMVGGSNQFAYAAVKSVSENAGKVYNPLFIYGGVGLGKTHLMQAAGNVFQNKGKIVIYTTVEQFLNDFIRHVRNKTMERFQEKYRKCDVLLIDDIQFLSNKEGIQEEFFHTFEALKGAGKQIILTADKHPKKIGGLEARLQSRFEWGLVADIQPPELETKIAIIKKKCEINKVKLSEDIVNYIATVIDSNVREIEGILSKLHAYSQLMHVDIDLDFTKNVLKDQMNENRANLTMETITEVVAKDLNIKPSEIRSKGRSKNIVYARRIAIYICRELTQNTMPQLAQYFGMKDHTAISHTIKKINNLLKDDEDFKVKIDELTNKITSIS
- a CDS encoding pyrimidine/purine nucleoside phosphorylase, which translates into the protein MSKFENVNIVKEANIYYDGKVTSRTVEFPDGSIKSLGIMLPGEYTFNTAEKEIMEIMSGDVEVKLPGEEWRTLLVPEIFTVPADSSFEIKIKSVTDYCCSYIK
- the ruvC gene encoding crossover junction endodeoxyribonuclease RuvC — encoded protein: MTILGIDPGTRNMGYALISLQNSKISLIEAGLIKMKAEDLQFQIPQMVEGLSSIFENHVIDEVAMEDIFYAHNPATTIKLAQFRGAIMLKLLQEFGQFHEYTALQVKRALTGKAKAQKEQVAFMVQRLLNIKKEIKPLDISDAMAVAITHSQRVKLKKG
- the trxC gene encoding thioredoxin TrxC, which encodes MKIVCPHCFTVNNVPKKESYKKANCGKCKQSLLDTKPVELTNANFDEVIVNSDIPVIVDFWAPWCGPCKMMAPNFERAATQFPLKALFAKVNTENEQNLGARFGIRSIPTIIVFKNGREVERVSGALDVNALVSLASKHSN